A genomic window from Cricetulus griseus strain 17A/GY chromosome 4, alternate assembly CriGri-PICRH-1.0, whole genome shotgun sequence includes:
- the LOC100773923 gene encoding olfactory receptor 5AC1-like, with translation MEGNWTQVTAFILRGITDRPELQVPLFLVFFFIYVITMVGNLGLIFLIWKDTHLHTPMYLFLGNLAFADACSSSCVTPKMLMKFLDKNDMISLGECFSQFYFFCTSATAECFLLVAMAYDRYVAICNPLLYLVVMSNRLCVQFISVSYLIGLLHALLHVGLLFRLTFCSSNVIDHFYCEILPLYTISCTDPSINELVIFIFVIFIQASTFMSIIVSYIRVLFAILKTKSKKGRSKAFSTCSAHLMSVSLFYGTLFVIYVLSGSDTNNYQGKMYSLFYTVIIPLLNPFIYSLRNKEVLCALRKLTK, from the coding sequence ATGGAAGGAAACTGGACCCAAGTGACTGCCTTCATTCTCAGAGGAATAACAGATCGTCCAGAGCTGCAAGTCCCCCTGTTCCTGGTGTTCTTCTTCATCTATGTCATCACCATGGTGGGCAACCTTGGCTTAATCTTTCTCATCTGGAAGGACACCCATCTTCACACTCCTATGTACCTTTTCCTTGGAAATTTAGCCTTTGCTGATGCCTGTTCTTCATCCTGTGTGACCCCAAAGATGCTCATGAAATTCTTAGACAAGAATGACATGATATCCCTGGGTGAGTGTTTctcccaattttattttttttgtacaaGTGCCACTGCAGAATGTTTCCTCCTGGTAGcgatggcctatgaccgctatgtagCCATTTGCAACCCTCTGCTCTATCTTGTGGTGATGTCCAACAGACTCTGTGTTCAGTTCATAAGTGTGTCATATCTAATTGGACTTCTGCATGCCTTACTTCATGTAGGATTGCTATTTAGGTTAACTTTTTGCAGTTCCAATGTAATAGATCATTTCTACTGTGAGATCTTGCCACTCTATACAATTTCTTGCACTGACCCATCCATTAATGAACtggtcattttcatttttgttatttttatacaaGCGAGTACCTTTATGAGCATTATAGTTTCTTATATCCGTGTGCTTTTTGCCATCCTGAAGACAAAGTCTAAGAAGGGCAGAAGCAAAGCCTTCTCCACCTGCAGTGCCCATCTGATGTCTGTCTCTTTGTTCTATGGCACCCTCTTTGTCATATATGTGCTCTCCGGATCTGACACAAACAATTACCAGGGTAAAATGTATTCATTGTTCTACACCGTTATCATTCCTCTGCTAAACCCCTTTATTTACAGCCTACGAAATAAAGAAGTTTTATGTGCCTTGAGAAAACTCACAAAATGA